A genomic region of Nitrospirota bacterium contains the following coding sequences:
- the mutS gene encoding DNA mismatch repair protein MutS produces the protein MSDLTPLMKQYREIKRQHLDAILLFRMGDFYEMFDQDAVTASKILEITLTARNKSKGVETPLCGFPYHAAEGYIAKLIRRGFKVAVCEQVEDPKLAKGIVKREVIRVVTPGTVLDANLLDAKDNNYLASLSPAKDGFGLSFLDISTGDFFMAEVAGRSNLAELDTLLARFAPREIVLPEGVQIEAGLASLLRQYTQAVNAYDDWTFDRDTALRTLLDHFKVASLEGFGCSGMKAGISAAGAAIRYIGETQKTGLANIRRIKPYLAREHMVLDASCSRNLELVKNMFDGSSRGTLLSVLDHTVTSMGGRKLREWLLNPLRDAGEIERRLDAVAEFKNDHQLRANLRTALGAVYDLERLISRVSLGAANARDLLALKQSFTALPRIREHLAGCMAKLIFAMTGDWDDLQEVLQLIDRAVSDDPPYALREGKLIKKGFNAELDELRSISSEGKGWIAGIEQRERERTGINSLKVSYNRVFGYYIEITRANLANVPQDFIRKQTLANAERFITPELKEFEEKVLGAEEKILDLEYRLFLQVRDNVAASTVRVQDMAGRLAVIDCLASLAEAAARNSYARPIILEGDLLKIVEGRHPVIEQLVEERFIPNDTVLDCEENQIMILTGPNMAGKSTYMRQVALITLMAQMGGFVPAREAQIGIVDRIFTRVGASDFIARGQSTFMVEMNETANILNNATDRSLIILDEIGRGTSTFDGISIAWAVAEHIHTRLRARTLFATHYHELTELALTMDRVKNCTVAIKEWNDQIVFLRRVVEGGADKSYGIQVARLAGLPASVIDRAKEVLANLEQAEFNELGEPVAASHLPGTGAGGGPKAPGNGKDGEGADAPQPQLGLFATEAGLLFKEIADLNLDAMTPLDAMNKLHELKKKVEGDS, from the coding sequence GATCAAGCGCCAGCATCTCGATGCGATCCTCCTGTTCCGCATGGGTGACTTCTACGAGATGTTCGACCAGGACGCGGTGACCGCCTCGAAGATCCTGGAGATCACGCTCACCGCCCGGAACAAGTCGAAGGGCGTCGAGACGCCGCTTTGCGGCTTTCCCTATCACGCCGCCGAAGGGTACATCGCGAAGCTCATCCGGCGCGGCTTCAAGGTGGCGGTCTGCGAGCAGGTTGAGGACCCCAAGCTCGCCAAGGGGATCGTGAAGCGCGAGGTGATCCGCGTCGTCACCCCGGGCACGGTCCTCGACGCGAACCTGCTCGACGCGAAGGACAACAACTACCTTGCGTCGCTCTCTCCTGCAAAGGACGGCTTCGGGCTTTCCTTCCTCGACATTTCCACGGGTGATTTCTTCATGGCGGAGGTCGCCGGCAGGTCCAACCTGGCGGAACTGGACACCCTGCTCGCCCGGTTCGCGCCGCGGGAGATCGTGCTGCCGGAGGGTGTCCAGATCGAAGCGGGGCTGGCGTCCCTCCTCCGGCAGTACACGCAGGCGGTCAATGCCTATGATGACTGGACGTTCGACCGGGACACGGCCCTGCGGACCCTCCTCGATCACTTCAAGGTAGCCTCGCTCGAAGGGTTCGGCTGCAGCGGCATGAAGGCGGGCATTTCCGCGGCCGGCGCAGCGATACGGTACATCGGGGAAACGCAGAAGACGGGCCTTGCGAACATAAGGAGGATCAAGCCGTACCTGGCGCGGGAGCACATGGTGCTGGATGCGTCGTGCTCGCGGAACCTGGAGCTCGTGAAGAATATGTTCGACGGCTCATCCCGGGGGACGCTGCTCTCGGTGCTCGATCACACGGTCACCTCCATGGGCGGCAGGAAGCTGCGCGAATGGCTGCTGAACCCGCTCCGGGACGCCGGGGAGATCGAGCGCCGTCTCGACGCCGTGGCCGAGTTCAAGAACGACCACCAGCTCCGCGCGAACCTGCGCACCGCGCTCGGGGCCGTCTACGACCTCGAACGGCTGATCAGCCGCGTCTCGCTCGGCGCGGCCAATGCCCGCGACCTGCTCGCGCTCAAGCAGTCCTTCACCGCCCTTCCCCGGATCCGCGAGCACCTCGCCGGCTGCATGGCGAAGCTGATCTTCGCGATGACCGGCGACTGGGACGACCTTCAGGAGGTGCTCCAGCTCATCGACAGGGCCGTCTCCGACGATCCCCCCTATGCGCTGCGGGAAGGAAAGCTGATCAAAAAGGGTTTCAACGCGGAGCTCGACGAACTCCGGTCCATCAGCTCCGAAGGCAAGGGCTGGATCGCCGGCATCGAGCAGCGAGAGCGGGAGAGGACCGGCATCAACTCCCTCAAGGTGAGCTACAACAGGGTCTTCGGTTACTATATCGAGATAACCAGGGCGAACCTCGCAAACGTGCCGCAGGATTTTATCCGGAAACAGACCCTGGCGAACGCGGAGCGGTTCATCACGCCGGAGCTCAAAGAGTTTGAGGAGAAGGTCCTCGGAGCGGAAGAGAAAATTCTCGACCTGGAATACCGGCTGTTCCTGCAGGTTCGGGACAACGTCGCCGCGTCCACGGTCAGGGTCCAGGACATGGCGGGAAGGCTCGCGGTCATCGACTGCCTCGCATCCCTGGCGGAGGCTGCGGCCAGGAACAGTTACGCCAGGCCCATAATCCTCGAAGGCGACCTCCTGAAGATCGTGGAAGGCCGGCATCCGGTCATCGAACAGCTCGTGGAGGAGCGGTTCATCCCGAACGACACGGTGCTGGACTGCGAGGAGAACCAGATCATGATCCTGACCGGGCCGAACATGGCCGGCAAGTCCACCTACATGCGGCAGGTGGCACTGATCACGCTCATGGCGCAGATGGGCGGCTTCGTCCCTGCCCGGGAAGCGCAGATCGGGATCGTGGACCGGATCTTCACCCGCGTCGGCGCATCGGACTTCATCGCACGAGGACAGAGCACGTTCATGGTCGAGATGAACGAGACCGCCAACATCCTGAACAACGCCACGGACCGGAGCCTGATCATCCTTGACGAGATCGGAAGGGGCACGAGCACATTTGACGGCATCAGCATCGCCTGGGCTGTTGCCGAGCATATCCATACCAGGCTCAGGGCGCGGACGCTGTTCGCGACGCACTACCATGAACTAACGGAACTGGCGCTGACCATGGACCGCGTGAAGAACTGCACCGTGGCCATCAAGGAGTGGAACGACCAGATCGTTTTCCTGCGGCGCGTCGTCGAGGGCGGCGCCGACAAATCGTACGGCATCCAGGTTGCGCGGCTCGCCGGGCTTCCCGCGTCGGTCATCGACCGGGCGAAGGAAGTGCTTGCCAACCTTGAGCAGGCGGAGTTCAACGAGCTGGGAGAGCCGGTCGCCGCATCCCATCTCCCGGGAACGGGCGCGGGGGGCGGGCCGAAAGCACCAGGGAACGGGAAGGACGGCGAAGGGGCAGATGCGCCACAGCCCCAGCTCGGGCTGTTCGCGACCGAGGCCGGGCTCCTGTTCAAGGAGATCGCCGACCTGAACCTGGATGCCATGACGCCCCTGGACGCGATGAACAAGCTCCATGAACTGAAGAAAAAGGTGGAGGGTGACTCCTGA
- a CDS encoding diguanylate cyclase has translation MLVARERKIYRNFILSTGLVTALVLSVIFLDMAFRTRQLMNEENLIQARVLFNTIVLTRKWNANYGGVYVEKRPGVSSNPYLEDPDIRTSEGKVFTLRNPALMTREISEYAAREGLFRFHITSLKLLNPGNAADVFETEALREFERGNLKEMSKVENSNGRSSFRYMAPLYVDESCLQCHGRQDYRLGDVRGGISITFDIEDLQKKIKTNTFWIFFFGITSTAMLLGLIAVFMARLIKKLADARQQIERIAITDELTGLYNRRHVLDRFGEEFEKSARLKTNLSCIIADIDHFKNVNDRYGHLKGDGVLKEVGRLLKSTARAYDIAGRYGGEEFLIILPATSLEQAWNYGERIRMQVKETMMDDVQVTISMGVTEIQAGDASIDDLIRRADDALYRAKDAGRDRVDWLPRF, from the coding sequence ATGCTGGTTGCCCGGGAAAGGAAAATCTACCGGAACTTCATACTCTCGACCGGCCTGGTCACGGCTCTGGTGCTGTCGGTCATCTTTCTCGATATGGCCTTCCGCACGCGGCAGCTCATGAACGAGGAGAACCTGATCCAGGCCCGTGTCCTGTTCAACACGATCGTGCTGACCAGAAAATGGAACGCCAATTACGGCGGTGTGTACGTGGAGAAGAGGCCCGGGGTAAGCTCCAATCCCTATCTCGAAGATCCGGACATCAGGACTTCCGAGGGAAAGGTCTTCACCCTCCGGAACCCGGCGCTCATGACCCGCGAGATATCGGAGTACGCCGCACGGGAAGGCCTGTTCCGGTTCCATATCACGAGCTTGAAGCTCCTGAACCCCGGGAACGCAGCCGATGTTTTTGAGACGGAGGCCCTGCGTGAATTTGAACGGGGAAATCTGAAGGAGATGAGCAAGGTAGAAAACAGCAACGGCCGGAGTTCCTTCCGGTATATGGCTCCGCTGTACGTGGATGAAAGCTGCCTGCAGTGTCACGGCCGCCAGGACTACCGGCTGGGAGATGTCCGCGGCGGCATCAGCATCACCTTCGATATCGAAGACCTGCAGAAAAAAATCAAGACGAACACATTCTGGATTTTCTTTTTCGGGATCACGAGCACGGCGATGCTCCTGGGTCTTATCGCCGTCTTCATGGCCCGGCTCATCAAGAAACTTGCCGATGCGCGGCAGCAGATAGAGCGGATCGCGATCACTGATGAATTGACCGGACTGTACAACCGTCGGCATGTCCTGGACCGGTTCGGCGAGGAGTTTGAAAAAAGCGCCCGGTTGAAGACAAACCTGTCCTGCATCATTGCCGATATCGACCATTTCAAAAACGTCAATGACCGCTACGGACATCTCAAGGGCGATGGCGTCCTGAAGGAAGTGGGCCGTCTTTTGAAGAGCACGGCGCGGGCCTACGACATCGCGGGCCGGTACGGAGGGGAAGAGTTCCTGATCATTCTGCCCGCTACCAGTCTTGAACAGGCCTGGAACTACGGGGAGCGGATCCGGATGCAGGTCAAGGAAACCATGATGGATGACGTGCAGGTTACCATCAGCATGGGAGTTACCGAAATCCAGGCGGGCGATGCGTCCATCGATGACCTGATCAGGCGGGCCGACGACGCCCTGTACCGGGCAAAGGATGCGGGCAGGGACCGGGTGGACTGGCTGCCGCGCTTCTGA
- the rplI gene encoding 50S ribosomal protein L9: MQVILREDIDKLGKIGDLVKVADGYARNYLVPGKKAIEATPDNVHAMEHAKKMVADRLRKLKKEAAADADQIKGLSIEIKAKVGEEGKLFGSVTPMDIIEAAKAKGVTIDKRKIVLEEPIKRVGEYTITVKLHADVTADFKVSVTAAE, from the coding sequence ATGCAGGTGATTCTTCGGGAAGATATTGATAAACTGGGCAAGATCGGCGACCTGGTGAAGGTTGCGGACGGGTACGCCCGGAACTATCTGGTGCCAGGGAAAAAAGCGATCGAGGCCACGCCGGACAACGTCCATGCCATGGAGCATGCGAAGAAAATGGTTGCCGACCGCCTTCGCAAGCTGAAAAAGGAAGCGGCAGCCGATGCCGACCAGATCAAGGGCCTGTCAATCGAGATCAAGGCCAAGGTCGGCGAGGAAGGCAAGCTCTTCGGCTCCGTCACGCCCATGGACATCATCGAGGCGGCGAAGGCCAAGGGCGTCACCATCGATAAGAGAAAGATCGTGCTCGAGGAGCCGATCAAGCGAGTGGGCGAATACACGATCACCGTGAAACTCCACGCCGACGTGACCGCCGACTTCAAGGTGTCCGTCACGGCTGCGGAATAG
- the dnaB gene encoding replicative DNA helicase produces the protein MALETEISLQKLPPQNIEAEQMVLGAIMIENDAMNKVVELLSPEDFYKDAHRRIFKVMIDMFESGEAIDLVTLPDALRGKVGLEAIGGASYLAALVSMVPTAANIKNHARIVREKSVLRRLIHSATDIVTQSYDDARTIDIDELLDRAEKSIFEIAQNKIRDSFVSMKNIVGHSFAIVERLYERKEMVTGLPTGFVDLDERTSGFQPSDLIIIAGRPSMGKTAFVLNIAAHAAIDKGKSVAIFSLEMSKEQLVLRLLGSESRVDAHRLRTGHLSERDWPALSNAAGRLAEAPIFIDDTAAISVLEMRAKARRLKADQGVDLLIVDYLQLMRGRGDEGSREQEISNISRSLKALAKELQIPVVALSQLNRAVETRPGREKRPMLADLRESGAIEQDADVILFIYRDEVYNKCECPHDGECLCGRRGVAEVIIGKQRNGPIGKVDLTFINRYTRFENAEKRF, from the coding sequence ATGGCGCTTGAGACCGAAATCTCCCTTCAAAAACTCCCCCCGCAGAACATCGAAGCCGAACAGATGGTGCTGGGCGCCATCATGATCGAGAATGACGCTATGAACAAGGTCGTGGAGCTCCTGTCGCCCGAGGATTTCTACAAGGACGCCCACCGCAGGATATTCAAGGTCATGATCGACATGTTCGAGTCGGGTGAGGCGATCGACCTCGTCACGCTGCCCGACGCGCTGCGCGGGAAGGTGGGCCTCGAGGCGATCGGCGGCGCGTCCTATCTCGCGGCCCTGGTCAGCATGGTCCCCACGGCGGCGAACATCAAGAACCACGCACGGATCGTACGTGAGAAATCGGTCCTGCGCAGGCTCATCCATTCCGCAACGGACATCGTCACCCAGAGCTACGACGACGCCCGCACGATCGACATCGACGAACTGCTCGACCGTGCGGAGAAGTCCATTTTCGAGATCGCCCAGAACAAGATCAGGGACTCCTTCGTGTCCATGAAGAACATCGTAGGGCACAGCTTCGCAATCGTGGAACGGCTCTACGAACGGAAGGAAATGGTCACCGGCCTCCCGACGGGGTTCGTGGACCTCGACGAGCGGACGTCCGGCTTTCAGCCGAGCGACCTGATCATCATTGCCGGGAGGCCGTCGATGGGCAAGACCGCCTTCGTCCTGAACATCGCGGCCCACGCGGCGATCGACAAGGGGAAATCGGTCGCGATCTTCAGCCTGGAAATGTCCAAGGAGCAGCTCGTTCTCCGGCTCCTCGGCTCCGAGTCGCGGGTGGACGCGCACCGGCTGCGGACGGGCCATCTTTCCGAGCGGGACTGGCCGGCGCTCTCGAACGCTGCCGGACGTCTCGCCGAAGCGCCCATCTTCATCGATGACACGGCGGCCATCTCCGTGCTCGAAATGCGGGCAAAGGCAAGACGGCTCAAGGCGGACCAGGGAGTGGACCTGCTCATCGTGGACTACCTCCAACTCATGCGCGGAAGGGGAGACGAGGGCAGCCGCGAGCAGGAAATCTCCAACATCTCCCGTTCGCTCAAGGCTCTCGCCAAGGAGCTCCAGATACCCGTGGTCGCACTCTCCCAGCTGAACCGGGCCGTGGAAACTCGCCCGGGGAGGGAGAAGCGGCCGATGCTGGCGGACCTCCGTGAATCCGGCGCGATCGAACAGGACGCGGACGTGATCCTCTTCATCTATCGCGACGAGGTATACAACAAATGCGAGTGCCCCCACGACGGCGAATGCCTCTGCGGAAGAAGGGGCGTGGCCGAGGTTATCATCGGCAAGCAGAGAAACGGCCCCATCGGTAAGGTGGACCTGACGTTCATCAACCGGTATACGCGGTTCGAGAACGCGGAAAAGCGGTTCTAG
- a CDS encoding cyclic nucleotide-binding domain-containing protein yields the protein MASEKAAITDRLQKYIDKAEWKSAIAEMEKLFAIDPDPIVRVRIGDARQKLNQKAEAIKEYMTAAHLYAEKGFVVRALAQYKLALRLDPGNREAQQRMEGLHSNKTVSELKLEPTVEGEAQPTRSVIPLFSDLTQEEFNEFTKRMMIHTVPAGKPIVREGEAGSSVYIVTRGSVRVYSSIQNKRVDLAVLQASDFFGEIAFLTGNPRTATVEAAEPTDLLEVAEEDLRDVIQKWPRVKEVLQNYYEERVKGTMEKMKGAL from the coding sequence TTGGCTTCGGAAAAGGCGGCAATCACCGATAGGCTGCAGAAGTATATTGATAAGGCCGAGTGGAAATCGGCCATTGCCGAGATGGAGAAGCTGTTTGCCATCGACCCCGACCCCATCGTGCGGGTCCGGATCGGCGATGCACGCCAGAAACTGAATCAGAAAGCGGAAGCCATAAAAGAATACATGACCGCCGCCCACCTCTATGCCGAGAAGGGGTTCGTGGTCAGGGCCCTGGCCCAGTACAAGCTGGCGCTGCGACTCGATCCGGGGAACCGGGAGGCCCAGCAGAGGATGGAAGGCCTGCATTCGAACAAGACAGTCTCTGAGCTCAAGCTCGAACCGACCGTGGAAGGAGAAGCGCAGCCCACCCGGAGCGTGATCCCGCTGTTCTCCGACCTGACCCAGGAGGAGTTCAACGAGTTCACGAAGCGCATGATGATCCATACCGTCCCAGCGGGCAAGCCTATCGTCCGGGAGGGGGAGGCAGGCAGCTCCGTCTACATCGTCACGCGGGGATCGGTAAGGGTCTATTCCTCTATCCAGAACAAGCGCGTCGATCTCGCGGTGCTCCAGGCGAGCGATTTTTTCGGCGAGATCGCCTTCCTGACCGGGAATCCCCGGACCGCTACGGTCGAGGCGGCGGAGCCGACCGATTTGCTCGAGGTGGCCGAGGAGGATCTCAGGGACGTGATCCAGAAGTGGCCCCGCGTCAAGGAAGTGCTGCAGAACTATTACGAGGAACGCGTGAAGGGCACCATGGAAAAAATGAAAGGCGCTCTGTAG
- the amrB gene encoding AmmeMemoRadiSam system protein B, with protein MRRHPAVAGQFYKGTAEGLRQQVESFVVPAAEKVRALGILSPHAGLMYSGTVAGAVYSRLDLPDTFILIGPNHTGLGAPISIMARGSWETPLGTVAIDEALAGILLSRSSRIREDSLAHLHEHSLEVQLPFIQYFKKDFSMVPIQMMDTRLETCLELGRAVAGAIRDRMGSERQGTKDERSGNVLIVASSDMSHYEAASIAKEKDQKAIKQILNRDPAGLYRTIREYGITMCGYGPAVAMLTACNELGATRADLVKYTNSGEVSGDFDRVVGYAGIIVS; from the coding sequence ATGCGCCGTCATCCGGCGGTTGCAGGACAGTTTTATAAGGGAACGGCTGAAGGGCTCAGGCAGCAGGTGGAGTCCTTTGTTGTCCCCGCAGCCGAAAAAGTCCGGGCACTGGGCATCCTCTCCCCCCATGCCGGTCTCATGTATTCCGGCACCGTGGCAGGGGCGGTCTACTCACGGCTGGATCTGCCCGACACTTTTATCCTGATCGGGCCGAACCATACGGGTCTTGGCGCGCCAATCTCGATCATGGCCAGGGGCAGTTGGGAAACGCCGCTCGGAACCGTTGCTATCGACGAGGCTCTGGCCGGCATACTGTTGTCGAGATCCTCCCGCATCCGCGAAGACTCCCTGGCCCACCTGCATGAGCATTCTCTCGAGGTCCAGCTCCCGTTCATCCAGTACTTTAAGAAAGACTTCTCCATGGTGCCCATCCAGATGATGGACACCAGGCTTGAGACCTGCCTTGAACTGGGCCGGGCCGTGGCCGGGGCGATCAGGGACCGGATGGGCAGCGAGAGACAGGGGACGAAGGACGAGAGATCGGGCAATGTCCTCATTGTGGCGAGTTCCGACATGAGCCACTATGAAGCGGCGTCAATTGCAAAGGAGAAAGACCAGAAAGCAATAAAGCAGATCCTGAACCGCGACCCCGCAGGCCTCTACCGCACGATCAGAGAATACGGTATCACCATGTGCGGCTACGGTCCCGCCGTCGCGATGCTGACCGCCTGCAACGAACTCGGCGCCACCCGGGCCGACCTGGTAAAATATACCAACTCCGGGGAGGTGAGCGGGGACTTTGATCGGGTTGTGGGGTATGCCGGTATCATCGTTTCGTAA
- a CDS encoding prepilin-type N-terminal cleavage/methylation domain-containing protein, translating to MMKIRKENGISLVELMVVISIVAILVGFTSVGRDVIRRGQVMGAAKQLLADLQHARMDAMTQDSRGFGIRFASSKSYAVFQFNDCNNDFNYDAGTCPGGTREEANPVLRTLPGTVILNKSDLKTDISNEVRIFDRFGRSRQETGGVGGITVIVSDSATPGMVHCIKISASRVIEGRWNGGECTM from the coding sequence ATGATGAAGATCAGGAAAGAGAACGGGATCAGCCTGGTAGAACTGATGGTCGTGATTTCTATTGTAGCCATACTGGTCGGGTTCACATCGGTCGGGAGGGACGTTATCCGAAGAGGTCAGGTCATGGGCGCAGCCAAACAGCTCCTCGCGGACCTTCAGCATGCGAGAATGGATGCCATGACGCAAGATTCGAGAGGCTTTGGCATTCGTTTCGCTTCTTCCAAATCATACGCTGTCTTTCAGTTTAATGACTGTAATAATGATTTCAACTATGATGCAGGCACCTGCCCGGGCGGGACGCGGGAGGAGGCGAACCCGGTTCTTCGTACCCTGCCGGGAACGGTCATTCTGAACAAATCCGACCTAAAAACGGACATCAGCAATGAAGTCAGAATCTTCGATCGTTTCGGCAGGTCGCGTCAGGAAACGGGAGGCGTGGGCGGTATAACGGTTATCGTGAGCGACTCAGCAACCCCGGGGATGGTCCATTGCATCAAGATAAGCGCGAGCAGAGTCATCGAGGGCCGATGGAACGGGGGAGAGTGTACTATGTGA